One Magnetospirillum sp. 15-1 DNA window includes the following coding sequences:
- the dnaJ gene encoding molecular chaperone DnaJ, whose amino-acid sequence MSKQDYYELLGVEKGASPDDIKKAYRKQAMQFHPDRNPGNADAEQKFKEINEAYDVLKDEQKRAAYDRFGHAAFEQGGGFGGGGGGGGFGGFGGGGFSDIFDEMFGEFMGGGGRRGQASGRGADLRYNMDISLEDAFGGKTATVKVPSSAPCEDCKGTGGKDGAAPVTCSGCNGHGKVRQQQGFFTIERTCPTCQGMGKIIKDPCRSCGGSGRTRKEKTLQVNIPAGVEDGTRIRLAGEGEAGMRGAPPGDLYIFLSIAAHRIFQRDGANIFCRVPIPMTTAALGGTIEVPTIDGSKAKVTIPEGTQSGHQFRLRNKGMSVLRSPARGDMFIQAMVETPVNLTKRQKELLQEFNETGEGEKAKNSPESQGFFAKVKELWEDLKEG is encoded by the coding sequence ATGAGCAAGCAGGATTATTACGAACTTCTGGGCGTCGAGAAGGGCGCCTCGCCCGATGACATCAAGAAGGCCTACCGCAAGCAGGCCATGCAGTTCCACCCGGACCGCAATCCGGGCAACGCCGATGCCGAGCAGAAGTTCAAGGAAATCAACGAAGCCTACGACGTGCTGAAGGATGAGCAGAAGCGCGCCGCCTATGACCGCTTCGGCCATGCCGCCTTCGAGCAGGGCGGCGGATTCGGCGGCGGTGGCGGTGGCGGCGGGTTCGGTGGATTCGGCGGCGGCGGCTTCTCCGACATCTTCGACGAGATGTTCGGCGAGTTCATGGGCGGCGGCGGCCGGCGCGGCCAGGCCTCGGGCCGGGGCGCCGACCTGCGCTACAACATGGACATCAGCCTGGAAGACGCTTTCGGCGGCAAGACCGCCACCGTCAAGGTACCCTCCTCCGCGCCTTGCGAGGATTGCAAGGGTACCGGCGGCAAGGACGGCGCGGCCCCGGTCACCTGTTCGGGCTGCAACGGCCACGGCAAGGTCCGCCAGCAGCAGGGCTTCTTCACCATCGAACGGACCTGCCCCACCTGCCAGGGCATGGGCAAGATCATCAAGGACCCCTGCCGGTCCTGCGGCGGTTCGGGCCGCACCCGCAAGGAAAAGACCCTGCAGGTCAACATCCCGGCCGGCGTCGAGGACGGCACCCGTATCCGTCTGGCCGGCGAGGGCGAGGCCGGCATGCGCGGCGCGCCGCCCGGCGACCTCTACATCTTCCTGTCCATCGCCGCCCACCGCATCTTCCAGCGCGACGGCGCCAACATCTTCTGCCGCGTGCCGATCCCCATGACCACGGCGGCGCTGGGCGGCACCATCGAGGTGCCCACCATCGACGGCAGCAAGGCCAAGGTCACCATTCCGGAAGGCACCCAGTCGGGCCACCAGTTCCGCCTGAGAAACAAGGGCATGAGCGTACTCCGCTCCCCGGCCCGCGGCGACATGTTCATCCAGGCCATGGTGGAAACCCCGGTCAACCTGACCAAGCGCCAGAAGGAACTCCTCCAGGAGTTCAACGAGACCGGCGAGGGCGAGAAGGCCAAGAATTCCCCGGAAAGCCAGGGCTTCTTCGCCAAGGTGAAGGAATTGTGGGAAGACCTGAAGGAGGGCTGA
- the dnaK gene encoding molecular chaperone DnaK — protein MSKVIGIDLGTTNSCVAVMEGKNAKVIENAEGMRTTPSMVAFTEPGERLVGQPAKRQAVTNPTSTLFAIKRLIGRRFEDPITKKDMNLVPYHIVAGDNGDAWVEARDAKYSPSQVSAFILQKMKETAEGYLGEKVTQAVITVPAYFNDAQRQATKDAGRIAGLEVLRIINEPTAAALAYGLEKKGAGTIAVYDLGGGTFDVSVLEIGDGVFEVKSTNGDTFLGGEDFDARIMDYLADEFKKEQGIDLRKDRLALQRLKEAAEKAKIELSSSMQTEVNLPFITADASGPKHLNIKLTRSKLEALVEDLVARTIEPCKAALKDAGVKASEIDEVILVGGMTRMPKIQEVVKEFFGREPHKGVNPDEVVAIGAAIQGGVLKGEVKDVLLLDVTPLSLGIETLGGVFTRLIDRNTTIPTRKSQVFSTAEDNQTAVTIRVFQGEREMAADNKVLGQFDLVGIPPAPRGVPQVEVTFDIDANGLVNVSAKDKATGKEQQIRIQASGGLSDSDIEKMVKDAEAHAAEDKKRKELIEARNHADGLIHTTEKSLKEFGDKAGAELTGAIEKEIAALKSVMEGDDVEAIKAKTEALMQTSMKLGEAMYKAQEAAGGDDAGGAAGAGAHQGGASGGHDDKVVDADFEEVDGDKKGK, from the coding sequence ATGAGCAAGGTTATCGGCATCGACCTGGGCACCACGAATTCGTGCGTGGCCGTGATGGAAGGCAAGAACGCCAAGGTCATCGAAAACGCCGAGGGCATGCGTACAACCCCGTCGATGGTGGCCTTCACCGAGCCGGGCGAGCGTCTGGTCGGCCAGCCGGCCAAGCGCCAGGCGGTGACCAATCCCACCAGCACCCTGTTCGCCATCAAGCGCCTGATCGGCCGCCGCTTCGAGGACCCGATCACCAAGAAGGACATGAATCTGGTCCCCTACCACATCGTGGCGGGCGACAACGGCGACGCCTGGGTCGAGGCCCGCGACGCCAAGTACAGCCCCAGCCAGGTGTCGGCCTTCATCCTGCAGAAGATGAAGGAAACCGCCGAAGGCTATCTGGGCGAGAAGGTCACCCAGGCGGTGATCACCGTCCCGGCCTACTTCAACGACGCCCAGCGTCAGGCCACCAAGGACGCCGGCCGCATCGCTGGCCTGGAAGTGCTGCGCATCATCAACGAGCCGACCGCAGCCGCCCTGGCCTACGGCCTGGAGAAGAAGGGCGCCGGCACCATCGCCGTGTACGACCTGGGCGGCGGCACCTTCGACGTGTCGGTGCTGGAGATCGGCGACGGCGTGTTCGAGGTGAAGTCCACCAACGGCGACACCTTCCTGGGCGGCGAGGATTTCGACGCCCGTATCATGGATTACCTGGCCGACGAGTTCAAAAAGGAGCAGGGCATCGACCTGCGCAAGGACCGTCTGGCCCTGCAGCGCCTGAAGGAAGCGGCGGAAAAGGCCAAGATCGAGCTGTCATCCTCCATGCAGACCGAGGTGAACCTGCCGTTCATCACCGCCGACGCCTCGGGGCCGAAGCACCTCAACATCAAGCTGACCCGCTCCAAGCTGGAAGCCCTGGTCGAGGATCTGGTGGCGCGGACCATCGAGCCCTGCAAGGCGGCCCTCAAGGACGCCGGCGTCAAGGCCAGCGAGATCGACGAGGTCATCTTAGTGGGCGGCATGACCCGCATGCCCAAGATTCAGGAAGTGGTGAAGGAATTCTTCGGCCGCGAGCCCCACAAGGGCGTCAACCCCGACGAGGTGGTGGCCATCGGCGCCGCCATCCAGGGCGGCGTGCTGAAGGGCGAGGTCAAGGACGTCCTGCTGCTCGACGTCACCCCGCTGTCGCTCGGCATCGAGACCCTGGGCGGCGTGTTCACCCGCCTGATCGACCGCAACACCACCATCCCCACCCGCAAGAGCCAGGTGTTCTCCACCGCCGAGGACAACCAGACCGCCGTGACCATCCGGGTCTTCCAGGGTGAGCGCGAGATGGCCGCCGACAACAAGGTGCTGGGCCAGTTCGATCTGGTGGGCATTCCGCCGGCGCCGCGCGGCGTGCCGCAGGTGGAGGTGACCTTCGACATCGACGCCAACGGTCTGGTCAACGTCAGCGCCAAGGATAAGGCCACCGGCAAGGAACAGCAGATCCGCATCCAGGCCTCGGGCGGCCTGTCGGATTCCGACATCGAGAAGATGGTCAAGGACGCCGAGGCCCACGCCGCCGAGGACAAGAAGCGCAAGGAGCTGATCGAGGCGCGCAACCATGCCGACGGCCTGATCCACACCACGGAAAAGAGCCTGAAGGAATTCGGCGACAAGGCCGGTGCCGAGTTGACCGGCGCCATCGAGAAGGAGATCGCCGCCCTCAAATCCGTCATGGAAGGCGACGACGTCGAGGCCATCAAGGCCAAGACCGAGGCCCTGATGCAGACCTCCATGAAGCTGGGCGAGGCCATGTACAAGGCCCAGGAAGCGGCCGGCGGCGACGATGCCGGCGGTGCGGCCGGGGCCGGCGCCCATCAGGGCGGCGCCTCGGGTGGCCACGACGACAAGGTCGTCGACGCCGACTTCGAGGAAGTCGACGGCGACAAGAAGGGCAAGTAA
- a CDS encoding uracil-DNA glycosylase, with protein sequence MTTVSADLHPYDILRWYLEAGLDETMGEEPVDRYATTRRAAESRAAAAPAPAPPQQQPQRHARQPEPVMAAPGHDPSASALPGTAAHLAAGCADLQALRRAMEGFEGLPLKQAAGSTVFGDGNPEAAVMCIGEAPGQEEDRRGLPFVGPSGKLLDRMLASIGLDRATCYITNVVPWRPPANRKPTSDEVAVCMPFLTRHIELVDPQVLILLGGASAAAVLAKADGINRLRGRWFEFNSPGLPRPIPVLATFHPAYLLRTPEAKRDAWRDLLMIKRRMDSARH encoded by the coding sequence ATGACCACCGTTTCCGCCGATCTTCACCCCTATGACATCCTGCGCTGGTACCTGGAGGCCGGCCTCGACGAGACCATGGGCGAGGAGCCGGTGGACCGCTACGCCACCACGCGCCGGGCGGCGGAAAGCCGTGCCGCCGCCGCGCCGGCTCCGGCGCCGCCCCAGCAGCAACCCCAGCGCCACGCCCGCCAGCCCGAGCCGGTCATGGCCGCCCCCGGCCATGACCCATCGGCCTCGGCCCTGCCCGGCACCGCCGCCCATCTGGCGGCCGGCTGCGCCGACCTGCAGGCCTTGCGCCGCGCCATGGAGGGGTTCGAGGGTCTGCCGCTCAAGCAAGCGGCCGGTTCCACCGTGTTCGGCGACGGCAACCCGGAAGCCGCCGTCATGTGCATCGGCGAGGCGCCCGGCCAGGAAGAGGACCGGCGCGGCCTGCCCTTCGTCGGTCCCAGCGGCAAGCTGCTCGACCGCATGCTGGCCTCCATCGGGCTGGACCGGGCGACCTGCTACATCACCAACGTGGTGCCCTGGCGGCCGCCGGCCAACCGCAAGCCCACCTCCGACGAGGTGGCGGTGTGCATGCCCTTCCTCACCCGCCATATCGAGCTGGTCGATCCCCAGGTGCTGATCCTGCTGGGCGGCGCTTCCGCCGCGGCGGTGCTGGCCAAGGCCGACGGCATCAACCGCCTGCGCGGCCGCTGGTTCGAGTTCAATTCGCCCGGCCTGCCCCGGCCCATTCCGGTCCTGGCCACCTTCCACCCCGCCTATCTGCTGCGCACCCCCGAGGCCAAGCGCGACGCCTGGCGCGACCTGCTGATGATCAAGCGACGGATGGACTCGGCGCGACACTGA
- a CDS encoding electron transfer flavoprotein-ubiquinone oxidoreductase, which yields MERESMEFDVVVVGGGPSGLTAAIRLKQINADLSVCVLEKGSEVGAHILSGAVIETRSLAELFPDWKERDAPLLTPATDDRFMFLTESKAIRLMTPPQMNNHGNYIVSLGNFTRWLGAQAEALGVEIFAGFAAAEVLYHEDGSVKGVATGDMGIGKDGQPTHNHTPGVELWARQTIFAEGCRGSLTKTLFERFDLRKDCEDQTYGIGIKELWEIDPARHKAGTIIHTVGWPLDSQTYGGSFLYHLENNQVAVGFVVGLDYANPHLSPFDEFQRFKTHPAIRPIFEGGRRVSYGARALSEGGFQSVPKLSFPGGVLVGDTAGFLNVPKIKGTHTAMKSAMVAAEAVAEALGHEGGANEVSAYPEHLRKSWLWRELHEVRNIRPSFHWGLWGGIAYSALETYVFKGKMPWTLHHQPDHLALKKASECPKIAYPKPDGVVSFDKLSSVFISSTNHEENQPAHLKLRDPAVPVAINLEHYDAPEQRYCPAGVYEIVRNDDGSNPRLQINAQNCLHCKTCDIKDPTQNINWVVPEGGGGPNYPNM from the coding sequence ATGGAACGTGAATCCATGGAATTCGACGTCGTGGTGGTTGGCGGCGGGCCATCTGGCCTGACGGCGGCCATCCGGCTGAAGCAGATCAACGCCGACTTGAGCGTCTGCGTGCTGGAGAAGGGTTCGGAGGTGGGAGCCCACATCCTGTCGGGAGCGGTGATCGAGACGCGCTCGCTGGCGGAGCTGTTCCCGGACTGGAAGGAGCGCGACGCGCCGCTGCTGACGCCGGCCACCGACGACCGTTTCATGTTTCTGACGGAGTCCAAGGCCATCCGGCTGATGACGCCGCCGCAGATGAACAATCACGGCAATTACATCGTCAGCCTGGGCAATTTCACCCGCTGGCTGGGGGCCCAGGCCGAGGCGCTGGGGGTGGAGATCTTCGCCGGCTTCGCGGCGGCCGAGGTGCTGTACCACGAGGACGGCTCGGTCAAGGGCGTGGCCACCGGCGACATGGGGATCGGCAAGGACGGCCAGCCCACCCACAATCACACGCCGGGCGTCGAGCTGTGGGCGCGCCAGACCATCTTCGCCGAGGGCTGCCGCGGCTCGCTGACCAAGACGCTGTTCGAGCGCTTCGACCTGCGCAAGGATTGCGAGGACCAGACCTACGGCATCGGCATCAAGGAGCTGTGGGAGATCGACCCCGCCCGGCACAAGGCGGGCACCATCATCCACACCGTCGGCTGGCCGCTGGATAGCCAGACCTATGGCGGCTCGTTCCTCTATCACCTGGAGAACAACCAGGTGGCGGTGGGCTTCGTGGTCGGCCTGGACTACGCCAACCCGCATCTGTCGCCGTTCGACGAGTTCCAGCGCTTCAAGACCCATCCGGCCATCCGCCCGATCTTCGAGGGCGGCCGCCGGGTGTCCTATGGCGCGCGCGCCCTGTCGGAAGGCGGCTTCCAGTCGGTTCCCAAGCTGTCCTTCCCCGGCGGCGTGCTGGTGGGCGATACGGCGGGCTTCCTCAACGTGCCCAAGATCAAGGGTACCCACACCGCCATGAAGTCGGCCATGGTGGCGGCCGAGGCCGTCGCCGAGGCCCTGGGCCACGAGGGGGGCGCCAACGAGGTGAGCGCCTATCCCGAGCACCTGAGGAAGTCCTGGCTGTGGCGGGAGCTGCACGAGGTCAGGAACATCCGCCCCAGCTTCCACTGGGGCCTGTGGGGTGGCATCGCCTATTCGGCGCTGGAGACCTATGTGTTCAAGGGCAAGATGCCCTGGACGCTGCACCACCAGCCCGACCATCTGGCCCTGAAGAAGGCCAGCGAATGCCCGAAGATCGCCTACCCCAAGCCCGACGGGGTGGTGAGCTTCGACAAGCTCAGCTCGGTGTTCATCTCGTCGACCAATCACGAGGAGAACCAGCCGGCCCACCTCAAGCTGCGCGACCCGGCGGTGCCCGTCGCCATCAATCTCGAGCATTACGACGCCCCCGAGCAGCGCTACTGCCCGGCCGGCGTCTACGAGATCGTCAGGAACGACGACGGCTCCAATCCCCGCCTGCAGATCAACGCCCAGAACTGCCTGCACTGCAAAACATGCGACATCAAGGACCCCACCCAGAACATCAATTGGGTGGTCCCGGAAGGTGGCGGTGGACCGAACTATCCCAACATGTAA
- a CDS encoding tetratricopeptide repeat protein → MKRFGILVMTAVVVAGLGACAPRPDVSADDKADIGGNETGLGAYLAGRFAHARGDTRAAAEYYSLAAKRDPDNIDIQQRSFALLLAEGRLAEAEAIAQHLLVIDDESPLPVLVMGVQEARAGRFDLAEKRFAALPAKGINGFLGPLLTAWARVGQGKFDDGLATLAPRTDTAGFAPIWEYHAGLMGDLAGRPQVAETHFKAALANQTSVRTAEAAGTWYQRAGRMDEAKAVYERYHAEHGDRSLLDGRRQLAAGKVLPRVVESATDGLAEALFDTSSLVRQGNAQDLSLVFSRLALSLRADFPLAQLLLADAMVAQGRLEEANAIYRAMNRSSQPGTFARLKLAANLDEMKQTDDAIAELKALAVEWPDSAEALVTLGDVLRRHKRYGEAAEAYGAALARTGGSADPRNWALFYARGIAYERAKQWSKAEPDMLEALRLNPDQPDVLNYLGYTWVDQGINVEKGRKLIERAVELRPNDGAIVDSLGWALYRMGEFQVAVKYLERASELKPEDPTVNEHLGDAFWQVGRDVEARYQWQRAMGLEPEPEQIEPLKAKISTGRLPATPVK, encoded by the coding sequence GTGAAGCGGTTCGGGATACTGGTGATGACGGCGGTGGTGGTGGCTGGTCTGGGCGCCTGCGCCCCGCGGCCCGACGTTTCCGCCGATGACAAGGCGGACATTGGCGGCAACGAGACGGGTCTGGGCGCCTATCTCGCCGGGCGCTTCGCCCATGCGCGCGGCGATACCCGCGCCGCCGCCGAATACTACAGCCTCGCCGCCAAGCGCGATCCCGACAACATCGACATCCAGCAGCGCAGTTTCGCCTTGCTGCTGGCCGAGGGACGGCTGGCCGAGGCCGAGGCCATCGCCCAGCACCTGCTGGTCATCGACGACGAATCCCCACTGCCCGTCCTGGTGATGGGGGTGCAGGAGGCTCGCGCCGGCCGTTTCGATCTGGCGGAAAAACGCTTTGCCGCGCTGCCGGCCAAGGGCATCAACGGCTTTCTCGGGCCGTTGCTCACCGCCTGGGCCCGTGTCGGCCAGGGCAAGTTCGACGACGGCCTCGCCACCCTGGCGCCGCGCACCGACACCGCCGGCTTCGCTCCCATCTGGGAGTACCATGCCGGGCTGATGGGCGATCTGGCCGGACGACCGCAAGTGGCCGAGACCCATTTCAAGGCGGCGCTGGCCAACCAGACCAGCGTCCGCACCGCCGAGGCGGCGGGCACCTGGTACCAGCGGGCCGGGCGCATGGACGAGGCAAAGGCGGTCTACGAGCGTTATCACGCCGAGCATGGCGACCGTTCGCTGCTGGACGGACGCCGTCAGCTGGCGGCGGGCAAGGTTCTGCCCCGCGTGGTGGAATCCGCCACCGACGGTCTGGCCGAGGCGCTGTTCGACACCTCGTCCCTGGTGCGCCAGGGCAACGCCCAGGATCTGTCGCTGGTGTTCTCGCGTCTGGCGCTCAGCCTCAGGGCCGATTTCCCCCTGGCCCAACTGCTGCTGGCCGACGCCATGGTGGCCCAGGGCCGGCTGGAAGAGGCCAACGCCATCTACCGCGCCATGAACCGCTCCAGCCAGCCGGGGACCTTCGCGCGCCTGAAGCTGGCCGCCAATCTTGACGAGATGAAGCAGACCGACGACGCCATCGCCGAGCTCAAGGCCCTGGCGGTGGAATGGCCGGATTCCGCCGAGGCCCTGGTGACCCTGGGCGACGTCTTGCGCCGCCACAAGCGTTACGGCGAGGCGGCCGAGGCCTATGGCGCGGCCCTGGCCCGCACCGGCGGAAGTGCTGACCCGCGCAACTGGGCGCTGTTTTATGCCCGCGGTATCGCCTATGAGCGCGCCAAGCAATGGTCCAAGGCCGAACCCGACATGCTGGAGGCGCTCCGCCTCAACCCCGACCAGCCCGACGTGCTCAACTATCTGGGCTACACCTGGGTGGACCAGGGCATCAATGTGGAGAAGGGCCGCAAGCTGATCGAGCGGGCCGTCGAACTGCGTCCCAATGACGGGGCCATCGTCGATTCCCTGGGCTGGGCGCTCTATCGCATGGGCGAGTTCCAGGTGGCGGTGAAGTATCTGGAACGGGCCTCCGAGCTGAAGCCCGAGGACCCCACCGTCAACGAGCATCTGGGGGATGCCTTCTGGCAGGTGGGGCGTGATGTCGAGGCGCGCTACCAGTGGCAGCGCGCCATGGGCCTCGAGCCCGAGCCCGAGCAGATCGAGCCCCTGAAGGCCAAGATCTCCACGGGCCGCCTGCCCGCCACACCGGTCAAATAG
- a CDS encoding 4-(cytidine 5'-diphospho)-2-C-methyl-D-erythritol kinase: MSSFSVEAPAKVNLTLHVVGKRDDGYHLLDSLVAFAGVGDTLEFSPADTLDLDVTGPTADQIPAEGENIVLKAARLLAEAAGVSRGAAITLVKRLPVAAGIGGGSADAAAALKGLMRLWDVSLPPEALRKLALAIGADVPVCLAGTPMRMMGVGEVLEPAPALPPAWLLLVNPMVPLHTPPVFKARTGPFSEADPLTASPGDAKALAEALAARRNDLTPPAIIIEPVVGEVLAAIAATPDCLLPRMSGSGATCFGLYAGEIQARAAAAQLAATHPAWWVAPAPLLGR; this comes from the coding sequence ATGAGCAGCTTTTCGGTCGAGGCTCCGGCCAAGGTCAACCTGACTCTTCACGTGGTCGGCAAGCGCGACGACGGCTACCATCTCCTGGACTCGCTGGTGGCCTTCGCCGGAGTGGGCGACACCCTGGAATTCAGCCCCGCCGATACCCTGGACCTCGACGTCACCGGCCCCACCGCCGACCAGATCCCGGCGGAAGGCGAGAATATCGTGCTGAAGGCCGCCCGCCTGCTGGCCGAGGCGGCCGGCGTGAGCCGGGGTGCCGCCATCACTCTCGTCAAACGGCTGCCGGTGGCCGCCGGGATCGGTGGCGGCTCGGCCGACGCCGCCGCGGCCCTCAAGGGGCTGATGCGCCTGTGGGACGTGTCCCTGCCGCCCGAAGCCCTGCGCAAGCTGGCGCTCGCCATCGGCGCCGACGTGCCGGTCTGTCTGGCTGGAACCCCCATGCGCATGATGGGGGTGGGCGAGGTGCTGGAGCCCGCTCCCGCTCTGCCGCCCGCCTGGCTGCTGCTGGTCAACCCCATGGTGCCGCTCCACACTCCGCCGGTGTTCAAGGCGCGTACCGGGCCGTTCTCCGAGGCCGATCCCCTGACCGCCTCGCCCGGAGACGCCAAGGCCCTGGCCGAGGCCCTGGCGGCGCGGCGCAACGACCTGACGCCGCCGGCCATCATCATCGAGCCGGTGGTGGGCGAGGTGCTGGCCGCCATCGCCGCTACTCCCGACTGCCTGCTGCCGCGCATGTCGGGCTCGGGCGCCACCTGCTTCGGTCTCTACGCCGGGGAAATCCAGGCCCGCGCCGCCGCCGCCCAACTCGCCGCTACCCATCCCGCCTGGTGGGTTGCCCCGGCACCGCTGCTGGGGCGTTGA